A stretch of the Bacillus anthracis str. Vollum genome encodes the following:
- a CDS encoding inorganic phosphate transporter translates to MDTLLILTVLVVICALAFDFINGFHDTANAIATAVSTKALKPRHAIVMAAIMNFLGAMTFTGVAKTITKDIVDPFALQNGSLVILAALLAAIAWNLITWYYGIPSSSSHAIIGSIAGAAIAAAGISSLNLKGFIKIIEALIISPIIAFVIGYTVYSIFKVVFKNFNLTKTNKNFRIFQIFTAALQAYTHGTNDAQKAMGIITMALMANNYHTSSDIPFWVQLSCAIAMGLGTSVGGWKIIKTVGGQIMKIRPVNGVAADLSSSLVIFGATFIHLPVSTTHVISSSILGVGASHRVKGVKWGTAKRMLITWVITLPISASLAALFYSLLHLIF, encoded by the coding sequence ATGGATACACTCTTGATACTGACCGTTTTAGTAGTCATTTGCGCTTTAGCTTTTGACTTTATCAATGGTTTTCACGATACAGCAAACGCTATTGCAACGGCTGTTTCAACGAAAGCTCTAAAGCCTAGACATGCCATTGTTATGGCGGCTATTATGAACTTTTTAGGTGCAATGACATTTACAGGTGTAGCAAAAACGATTACAAAAGATATCGTTGATCCATTCGCCTTACAAAATGGTTCTCTTGTAATTTTAGCTGCTTTGCTTGCAGCAATAGCTTGGAACTTAATTACTTGGTACTACGGTATTCCAAGTAGTTCTTCGCATGCAATTATCGGCTCAATCGCAGGTGCAGCAATTGCTGCCGCTGGGATTAGCTCGCTAAATCTTAAAGGATTCATTAAAATTATTGAAGCTTTAATCATTTCACCAATTATCGCTTTCGTTATTGGTTATACCGTATACAGTATTTTTAAAGTAGTATTTAAAAACTTTAACTTAACGAAAACGAATAAGAATTTCCGTATATTCCAGATTTTCACTGCTGCATTACAGGCTTATACACATGGTACGAATGATGCGCAAAAAGCAATGGGAATCATTACGATGGCTCTTATGGCTAATAACTATCATACTTCGAGCGACATCCCGTTCTGGGTACAATTATCTTGTGCAATTGCAATGGGTCTTGGTACTTCTGTCGGTGGATGGAAAATTATTAAAACTGTCGGTGGACAAATCATGAAAATTCGTCCTGTAAATGGTGTAGCTGCTGATTTATCATCATCTCTTGTTATTTTCGGGGCAACATTTATTCACTTACCAGTTAGTACGACGCACGTTATCTCCTCTTCTATTTTAGGGGTTGGTGCTTCTCATCGTGTAAAAGGTGTAAAATGGGGAACTGCAAAACGCATGTTAATTACTTGGGTTATCACACTTCCTATTTCAGCTTCATTAGCTGCTTTATTTTACTCTTTATTACACTTAATCTTTTAA
- a CDS encoding Crp/Fnr family transcriptional regulator, which yields MILHKGDVLFRQGEDGPLYFIKTGLLKVVRLEEDGTPFLFNIIVPGETIPHHSLISPKEYHGTAIALMKTEVEPIMSNEWYDQLQANPASYANIAMQLQSKLRMMQQRIDQLTTVSPKERLHRLQEWFTLYLGDIPIYEILTQTEIGQLIGIRRETVNRLLREQIKNEVK from the coding sequence TTGATTTTACACAAAGGAGATGTACTATTCCGTCAAGGTGAGGACGGTCCTTTATATTTTATAAAAACAGGTTTATTAAAAGTAGTAAGGTTAGAAGAAGATGGAACACCATTTCTATTCAATATTATCGTTCCAGGAGAAACGATACCTCACCATTCTTTAATCTCACCGAAGGAATATCACGGTACAGCAATTGCTTTAATGAAAACAGAAGTTGAACCTATAATGAGTAATGAATGGTATGATCAACTTCAAGCAAATCCTGCATCATATGCAAATATCGCTATGCAATTACAATCAAAATTAAGAATGATGCAGCAGCGTATCGATCAATTGACAACCGTCTCTCCGAAAGAACGTCTTCATCGCTTACAAGAATGGTTCACACTATATTTAGGTGACATTCCTATATATGAAATATTAACGCAAACTGAAATTGGTCAACTGATCGGTATACGCCGCGAAACAGTAAATCGACTATTACGAGAACAAATAAAAAACGAGGTGAAATAA
- a CDS encoding DUF3992 domain-containing protein has protein sequence MFLLTLIYVSVIIKLLTVHTKGRMYMLVQTIFGMDKSKKLGDYVNALQALCEQYNVETDKIAIVEATEEYYLFLVKQEDCYDVVKVETVDTNIDYYTKVYKISSFNHTAYQK, from the coding sequence ATCTTTTTATTGACGCTAATATATGTAAGCGTTATCATTAAGTTGTTAACAGTACATACAAAGGGGAGAATGTATATGTTAGTTCAAACGATATTTGGCATGGATAAATCAAAAAAATTAGGGGATTATGTGAACGCATTACAAGCGCTTTGTGAACAATATAATGTTGAAACAGATAAAATTGCAATTGTTGAGGCGACAGAAGAGTACTATTTATTTTTAGTAAAGCAAGAAGATTGCTACGACGTTGTCAAAGTAGAAACAGTGGATACAAATATCGACTATTATACGAAAGTGTATAAAATAAGCAGTTTTAATCATACTGCTTATCAAAAGTAA
- a CDS encoding DUF47 domain-containing protein: protein MVFKSKKDKFSEMLMNVSENLKEGAQFFVEYKIKNASDLKEFSMRMKDYESKGDSFIHEIIMELNKAFITPIEREDILQLAMSMDDVLDGLDHSAGLFEMYSITEADEYMIKFVEAINQCAIEIANSVELMSNKKLVDIRTNAIKIKDYESQCDDIRRHAIKHLFSREKDPIKIIQYKEIYEELEEVADSCQSVANVLETIIMKNA from the coding sequence ATGGTCTTTAAATCAAAAAAAGATAAATTTTCTGAAATGTTAATGAATGTTTCCGAAAATTTAAAAGAAGGCGCGCAGTTTTTCGTGGAGTATAAAATTAAAAATGCTAGCGATTTAAAAGAGTTTTCTATGCGCATGAAAGATTATGAGTCAAAAGGCGACTCATTTATTCACGAAATCATTATGGAGCTAAACAAAGCGTTTATTACTCCTATTGAACGTGAGGACATCCTACAGCTTGCAATGAGTATGGATGATGTATTAGACGGATTAGATCATAGTGCTGGTCTATTCGAAATGTATTCTATTACAGAAGCTGATGAATACATGATTAAATTCGTAGAAGCAATTAATCAATGTGCGATTGAAATTGCAAACTCTGTTGAATTAATGTCTAACAAAAAATTAGTCGACATTCGTACAAATGCGATTAAGATTAAGGATTACGAATCACAATGTGATGATATTCGCCGTCACGCGATTAAGCACTTATTCTCTCGTGAAAAAGATCCGATTAAGATCATTCAATACAAAGAGATTTACGAAGAGCTTGAAGAAGTAGCGGATAGCTGCCAAAGCGTTGCAAACGTATTAGAAACAATTATTATGAAGAACGCGTAA
- a CDS encoding sulfite exporter TauE/SafE family protein produces the protein MEYIMLLFIGLIAGTVGSLVGLGGGIIIVPLLIGLHSLSPQLAVGTSMVTVVFTGLSSTLTYMKHKRVDYKSGLILFIGSGPGGIIGSWANKFLNQDTFSLYFGIFLIFVSILLILRDKLKPLSLSNMTVIKRSFTDNEGNTVHYQFPPLLAIFIAFIVGFISGLFGIGGGALLVPAMMLLFAFPAHIAVATSMFIVFLSAIVSSATHISLGNVSWIYALILIPGAWIGGKIGAYINTKLSGKAVINLLRITLIILGTRLIITSFL, from the coding sequence TTGGAATACATCATGTTACTTTTCATCGGGCTAATCGCCGGGACAGTCGGGAGTCTAGTCGGTCTTGGTGGGGGAATTATTATTGTTCCGTTATTAATCGGATTACATAGCCTGTCACCACAACTTGCAGTAGGAACTTCAATGGTAACAGTCGTTTTTACGGGACTATCTTCCACCCTTACTTATATGAAGCATAAACGAGTAGATTACAAAAGTGGACTTATTTTATTTATCGGGAGTGGCCCTGGTGGTATTATCGGCTCATGGGCAAATAAATTTTTAAACCAAGATACATTTTCTTTATATTTTGGGATTTTCCTTATTTTCGTCTCCATTCTTCTTATATTACGAGACAAATTAAAGCCTCTTTCTTTATCAAATATGACTGTAATTAAACGTTCTTTTACAGATAACGAAGGAAACACTGTACACTATCAATTCCCACCGCTTCTCGCTATCTTTATCGCCTTTATAGTTGGTTTTATATCTGGATTATTTGGAATTGGTGGCGGTGCCTTACTCGTTCCAGCAATGATGTTACTTTTTGCATTCCCAGCACATATTGCTGTAGCAACTTCGATGTTTATCGTATTTCTATCAGCAATTGTAAGTTCTGCAACTCACATCTCCCTTGGAAATGTTAGCTGGATTTACGCATTAATTCTTATTCCGGGCGCATGGATCGGTGGAAAAATCGGGGCTTATATTAATACAAAATTAAGTGGTAAAGCCGTAATTAATTTATTACGTATCACATTAATTATTCTTGGTACTAGATTAATCATTACTTCTTTTTTATAA
- the brnQ3 gene encoding branched-chain amino acid transport system II carrier protein BrnQ3 → MNTVSKKHIFFTGLMLFSLFFGAGNLIFPPMLGQNAGENFWPAMIGFLLTGVGLPLLTVIAISLSGNGMQQLASHVHPLFGIFFTVVVYIAIGPSMGIPRVANVAYEMGVSSFLPETIRSSSLVLFVYTIIFFAIVFWLSLNPSKLVDRIGNILTPILLLSIFLLFVKSVFTPLGQSGPAMQEYQTFPIFKGFMEGYLTMDTISALAFGIIVVNAIRSKGVNDRKSIAIATAKAGLIAATGLVLVYGALGWLGTTSVSLGYAKNGGQLLTVIVQQLFGPYGLLLLALIVTLACLTTCVGLVSACSQYFSTLLTKFSYKTFASIICALGLLVANLGLTKIIAISVPILLVVYPIAIVLVLLSLLHKYFGGYRSVYVGALIGAAIVSVFDGLKQGGISVSFITSYFEFIPLYNEGIGWLVPALTGALIGLTIAKLSGAKKVPLLTESREVKAS, encoded by the coding sequence ATGAACACTGTATCAAAAAAACATATTTTTTTCACGGGTCTTATGCTATTTTCTTTATTTTTTGGGGCAGGTAATTTAATTTTCCCTCCCATGCTTGGACAAAATGCAGGTGAAAACTTTTGGCCAGCAATGATTGGATTTTTACTAACAGGAGTCGGTTTACCACTACTAACTGTTATCGCAATTTCTTTATCAGGAAATGGTATGCAACAACTTGCAAGTCATGTTCACCCATTATTCGGAATATTCTTTACGGTAGTTGTATACATTGCCATTGGTCCTTCTATGGGTATTCCACGCGTTGCAAATGTCGCTTATGAAATGGGCGTAAGTTCTTTCTTACCAGAAACAATCCGTTCTAGCAGCCTAGTGCTATTTGTATATACAATCATATTCTTTGCTATCGTATTTTGGCTGAGCTTGAATCCATCTAAACTTGTAGATCGCATTGGAAATATATTAACACCTATTTTATTACTCTCTATTTTCTTATTGTTTGTTAAAAGTGTATTTACACCACTCGGGCAATCAGGTCCAGCGATGCAAGAGTATCAAACTTTCCCGATCTTCAAAGGATTTATGGAAGGATACTTAACGATGGATACCATTTCAGCACTTGCATTTGGAATTATCGTTGTAAATGCTATTCGCTCTAAAGGTGTGAATGATCGTAAATCCATTGCCATCGCAACAGCAAAAGCAGGGCTTATTGCCGCTACTGGTCTCGTACTTGTATATGGTGCGCTTGGCTGGCTCGGTACAACTAGCGTCTCGCTCGGATATGCAAAAAATGGCGGACAGTTACTTACTGTTATCGTACAACAATTATTCGGGCCATACGGCTTACTTCTACTAGCTCTAATCGTTACACTCGCTTGCTTAACGACATGTGTTGGACTCGTATCTGCATGTAGTCAATATTTCTCAACATTATTGACTAAATTTTCATACAAAACATTTGCAAGTATCATTTGTGCTTTAGGGTTACTAGTTGCTAACTTAGGTTTAACAAAAATCATTGCCATCTCTGTTCCAATTCTACTTGTTGTATATCCAATTGCAATCGTACTTGTTCTACTATCGTTACTGCATAAATACTTCGGGGGATATCGTTCTGTTTATGTAGGTGCTTTAATTGGAGCAGCTATAGTGAGCGTATTTGATGGATTAAAACAAGGGGGTATTTCAGTTTCATTTATCACATCATATTTTGAATTTATCCCTTTATATAATGAAGGAATAGGCTGGCTAGTACCTGCATTAACCGGAGCTCTTATCGGCCTTACAATCGCTAAACTAAGCGGTGCGAAAAAAGTTCCTTTACTAACCGAATCTCGTGAAGTAAAAGCATCCTAA
- a CDS encoding response regulator, whose protein sequence is MIKVLLVDDHEMVRMGVSAYLSTQPDIEVVGEAENGRKGSELALQLRPDIILMDLVMDEMDGVEATRAIIQEWPEAKIVVVTSFLDDEKLYPVIEAGATSYLLKTSRASDIADAVRATYDGETVLEPKVTGKMMSRMRQKKEQPLHEELTERESEILLLIAEGKSNQEIADELFIALKTVKTHVSNILNKLNVSDRTQAVIYAFRHQLTK, encoded by the coding sequence ATGATAAAAGTATTACTAGTGGATGATCATGAAATGGTTCGAATGGGTGTATCAGCATATTTATCAACGCAGCCAGATATTGAAGTAGTTGGAGAAGCTGAAAATGGAAGAAAAGGTTCAGAGTTAGCACTGCAATTAAGACCGGATATTATTTTAATGGATCTTGTCATGGACGAGATGGATGGTGTTGAAGCAACACGTGCTATTATTCAAGAATGGCCAGAAGCAAAAATTGTAGTTGTAACGAGCTTTTTAGATGATGAGAAATTGTACCCTGTTATTGAGGCCGGAGCGACCAGTTATTTATTAAAAACATCAAGAGCGAGTGATATAGCAGACGCTGTACGGGCTACTTATGATGGAGAAACGGTATTAGAGCCAAAAGTTACTGGTAAAATGATGTCTCGTATGCGTCAGAAGAAAGAACAGCCTTTGCATGAGGAGTTAACAGAAAGAGAGTCTGAAATTTTGTTATTAATTGCAGAGGGGAAAAGTAATCAAGAGATTGCAGATGAATTGTTTATTGCTCTTAAAACAGTAAAGACACATGTGAGTAATATATTAAATAAACTAAATGTAAGTGACCGGACACAGGCGGTTATTTATGCGTTTAGGCATCAATTGACGAAATGA
- a CDS encoding class I SAM-dependent methyltransferase: MPINFHDANNKYTYAQRNAHISWGEMIKGITNIQNKQIIDIGCGGGIYTKELALMGAKSVVGLDFSKEILQAAKENCSGFSNISFIHGDAHSTPYPNDTFDIVISRAVIHHLQDIPTFLREASRILKKNGVLIVQDRTIEDCTIPGSPEHIRGYFFSIFPKLIEIESKRRPKTTTIQKELQKYFLHVFPTQTQWEVRKIHDSVEALLQDLSPRTGRSILYELTDYELSQLLQQVQTALQNVSPIIERDRWTIWSAMKL; this comes from the coding sequence ATGCCCATTAATTTTCACGATGCAAATAATAAATACACATACGCACAGCGAAATGCCCATATTTCTTGGGGAGAAATGATAAAAGGTATTACAAATATACAAAACAAGCAAATAATTGATATTGGCTGTGGTGGCGGGATTTATACGAAAGAACTTGCTCTTATGGGAGCAAAAAGTGTTGTTGGGCTTGATTTTTCAAAAGAAATATTACAGGCCGCAAAAGAAAATTGTAGTGGATTTTCAAATATTTCATTCATTCACGGTGATGCACATAGTACCCCATATCCTAATGATACATTCGACATTGTTATTTCGCGTGCGGTTATTCATCATTTGCAAGACATTCCTACATTTCTACGTGAAGCTTCTCGTATATTAAAGAAAAACGGTGTACTTATTGTACAAGACCGAACCATTGAAGATTGTACAATTCCTGGAAGCCCTGAACACATTCGTGGATATTTTTTCTCTATATTTCCGAAACTTATCGAAATAGAATCAAAAAGACGACCAAAAACCACCACAATACAAAAAGAATTACAAAAATATTTTCTTCACGTGTTCCCTACTCAAACACAATGGGAAGTACGAAAAATACATGATTCTGTAGAAGCATTATTGCAAGATTTATCCCCCCGAACAGGTCGATCCATTCTATACGAATTAACAGATTATGAACTTTCTCAACTTCTACAACAAGTACAGACTGCCTTACAAAACGTCTCTCCTATTATCGAAAGGGATCGGTGGACCATTTGGAGCGCCATGAAATTGTAA
- a CDS encoding site-2 protease family protein, with protein sequence MKNNQKGLWGIIVAIGLFLLSKLKWVFAIFKLAKFSTVFSMFLSLGAYAVIYGWKFGVALIYLLFIHEMGHLWAAKRKGIPTSPAIFIPFMGALIGMKEMPKNAKDEAYIAYMGPLFGLLSFLPAIPLYMITKEPFWALIILLGSMINFFNLIPVSPLDGGRIISVVSTKIWGAGLVLLLGYSIYFKSILGGFIVIIGCMELYRVIKRDEPIKELGYRIDGMKEYIARLEEELKETGAVHRNIYMMQHEINVLRQKEREKELKTGEFQKIEVLEYLLPKFEPLDYVPYEDEKETHTIHIREAFEMSERKLEEWDAEKRQQENYYKVDTKTKWTVFACYIGLMAILGYAAYEGYIVLQEHLPTRNV encoded by the coding sequence ATGAAAAATAATCAAAAAGGATTATGGGGAATTATTGTTGCAATAGGACTATTTTTACTTTCTAAGTTAAAGTGGGTATTTGCAATTTTTAAATTAGCAAAGTTTTCAACAGTATTTAGTATGTTTCTATCACTTGGTGCATACGCAGTTATATATGGTTGGAAGTTTGGGGTAGCGCTCATTTATTTGTTGTTTATTCATGAAATGGGTCATTTATGGGCTGCGAAAAGAAAAGGTATACCGACATCACCAGCAATATTTATTCCATTTATGGGCGCTCTTATTGGGATGAAAGAGATGCCAAAAAATGCAAAAGATGAAGCATATATTGCCTATATGGGTCCTCTTTTCGGATTACTTTCATTTTTACCGGCTATTCCACTTTACATGATAACGAAAGAGCCGTTTTGGGCGCTCATTATTTTACTTGGAAGCATGATTAATTTCTTTAATTTAATTCCAGTTTCCCCGTTAGATGGAGGAAGAATTATTTCAGTTGTAAGTACGAAAATTTGGGGAGCGGGGCTTGTTTTATTACTTGGTTATTCAATTTATTTTAAAAGTATTTTGGGAGGATTTATTGTTATTATCGGCTGTATGGAATTGTATAGAGTAATAAAAAGAGATGAGCCAATTAAGGAATTAGGATATAGAATTGATGGAATGAAAGAATATATTGCAAGGCTTGAAGAGGAGTTAAAAGAAACTGGTGCTGTGCATCGAAATATATATATGATGCAACATGAAATAAATGTATTAAGGCAAAAAGAAAGAGAGAAAGAATTAAAAACAGGAGAATTTCAAAAGATTGAAGTGTTAGAGTATTTGTTACCGAAGTTTGAGCCACTGGATTACGTCCCATATGAAGATGAAAAAGAAACACATACCATTCATATAAGAGAAGCATTTGAAATGTCAGAAAGAAAATTAGAGGAATGGGATGCGGAAAAGAGACAACAGGAAAACTATTATAAAGTGGATACAAAAACGAAATGGACGGTATTTGCTTGTTATATCGGATTAATGGCTATACTTGGTTACGCAGCTTATGAAGGATATATTGTTTTACAAGAACATTTGCCAACGAGAAATGTATAA
- the hmpA gene encoding NO-inducible flavohemoprotein codes for MLSEKTIEIVKSTVPLLQEKGVEITTRFYEILFSEHPELLNIFNHTNQKKGRQQQALANAVYAAATYIDNLEAIIPVVKQIGHKHRSLGIKAEHYPIVGTCLLRAIKEVAGAPDEVLNAWGEAYGVIADAFISIEAEMYEEAAHKEGGWKDFRNFVVVKKVKESDVITSLYLKPEDGGKVSSFIPGQYVTVQINIEGETYTHNRQYSLSDAPGKEYYRISVKKEKGVDTPDGKVSNYLHDHVKEGDMLPVSAPAGDFVLNMDSTLPVVLISGGVGITPMMSMLNTLIEQDSKRNVCFVHAAINSNTHAMKEHVEAVDNEYEQVKAYTCYSAPTEKDLEMKNFDKEGFVEREWLQTIIPTTEAEFYFCGPVPFMKHINAVLTDLGVKQEHIHYEFFGPAASLQ; via the coding sequence ATGTTAAGCGAAAAAACAATTGAAATCGTAAAGTCAACAGTACCATTATTACAGGAAAAAGGCGTTGAAATTACAACGAGATTTTATGAAATTTTATTTTCGGAACATCCGGAGTTATTGAATATTTTCAACCATACAAATCAGAAAAAGGGAAGACAACAACAAGCGTTAGCGAATGCTGTTTATGCAGCTGCAACGTACATTGATAATTTAGAAGCTATTATTCCAGTTGTAAAACAAATTGGTCATAAGCATAGAAGTTTAGGTATTAAAGCAGAGCATTATCCGATTGTAGGTACATGTTTATTACGTGCAATTAAAGAGGTCGCAGGTGCACCGGATGAAGTATTAAACGCATGGGGAGAAGCGTATGGTGTCATTGCTGATGCATTCATTAGCATTGAAGCAGAGATGTATGAAGAAGCGGCACATAAAGAAGGTGGATGGAAAGATTTCCGTAACTTTGTGGTTGTTAAAAAAGTGAAGGAAAGCGATGTTATCACGTCATTGTATTTAAAACCTGAAGATGGAGGGAAAGTTTCTTCATTCATTCCAGGACAATATGTAACGGTTCAAATAAATATCGAAGGTGAAACATATACACATAATCGTCAATATAGCTTATCAGATGCTCCTGGAAAAGAATATTATCGTATTAGTGTCAAGAAAGAAAAAGGTGTAGATACACCGGATGGTAAAGTATCTAATTACTTACATGATCATGTAAAAGAAGGTGATATGTTACCAGTAAGTGCACCAGCAGGAGATTTCGTATTAAATATGGATTCAACTTTACCAGTTGTCTTAATTAGTGGTGGAGTAGGTATTACACCAATGATGAGTATGCTAAATACGTTAATTGAACAAGATTCAAAACGTAATGTATGTTTTGTTCATGCAGCGATAAATAGTAATACACATGCAATGAAAGAACACGTTGAGGCAGTAGATAATGAATACGAACAAGTTAAAGCATATACTTGTTATTCTGCACCAACTGAAAAAGATTTAGAAATGAAGAACTTTGATAAAGAAGGTTTTGTGGAAAGAGAATGGTTACAAACTATTATTCCGACAACTGAAGCAGAGTTTTATTTCTGTGGTCCAGTACCATTTATGAAACATATAAATGCTGTACTAACTGATTTAGGTGTGAAACAAGAACATATTCATTATGAATTTTTCGGCCCAGCAGCAAGCTTACAATAA
- a CDS encoding transglycosylase domain-containing protein, giving the protein MQEWFNKRKKLRNLLIILGSLLATLFIAINIIISIQDISELKQAVPQPTLIYDANNEVATKLASSKTEGVKRKDIPDIMVQAIVAVEDKEFFNHHGIYYSGIISAIFKNITAGEVVAGGSTITQQLAKNVFLTQDRTYSRKIKEYFLTKKIERTYTKDEIIEMYMNQIYFGEGAWGIKRAAKSYFDKDVKDLTISEAATIAGLIKAPSAYSPYKNFNKSIERRNVVLSLMKEQGYISDEQYNKEKESGLVLKRGVDDKYKGKYSQYVDYIVREAMDKYELTQNEILAGGYRIYTELDPKKQQAVEDVVNNDSYFKDSGSDQLMQTGVVLMNPTTGGVPALVGGRGPYQFLQFNHATQLKRQPGSTLKPLAVYVPALEQGYEVYDILKDEPFNIKEYKPQNSDHTFHGDVTMYEAVAKSYNVSAVWLLEQIGLDKGLKSLERFGIPLVPEDRTYPIALGGMHVGTSPFVMAQAYSTFANDGVQVEAHAIREIQNAEGETIGKWYKKETRVTSEKISQKMTYLLKGVVEKGTGEKAKVTNVDTAGKTGTTQIVNGPSTGAKDSWFVGYTPDLVGAIWVGYDKTDSDHYVPGGSQITTTMFRDIMKKANANPAQKAFQLSLISEADYKKQLTTIEEEKRRKEEEQQRKQEQQEWLDKVKEWIPSFW; this is encoded by the coding sequence ATGCAGGAGTGGTTCAACAAGAGAAAGAAGCTTCGTAATTTATTAATTATATTAGGAAGTTTACTCGCTACTCTATTTATTGCTATAAATATAATAATTTCCATTCAAGACATATCTGAATTAAAGCAAGCTGTTCCGCAACCGACTTTAATTTATGATGCAAATAATGAAGTTGCGACTAAATTAGCTTCTTCTAAAACAGAAGGTGTGAAAAGAAAAGATATTCCTGATATTATGGTTCAAGCAATTGTTGCAGTAGAAGATAAGGAATTTTTTAACCATCACGGTATTTATTATAGTGGAATTATAAGTGCGATTTTTAAAAATATTACAGCAGGAGAAGTTGTAGCAGGGGGAAGTACAATTACACAACAACTTGCGAAAAATGTATTTCTGACACAAGACCGCACATACTCTCGAAAAATAAAGGAATATTTTTTAACAAAAAAAATAGAGCGTACGTATACGAAAGATGAAATCATTGAAATGTATATGAACCAAATTTATTTTGGTGAAGGTGCTTGGGGTATAAAAAGGGCAGCTAAATCTTATTTTGATAAAGATGTAAAAGATTTAACAATTTCAGAAGCTGCAACGATTGCAGGCTTGATTAAAGCACCATCTGCGTATTCACCTTATAAAAACTTTAACAAGTCAATTGAAAGACGTAATGTCGTATTAAGTTTAATGAAAGAGCAAGGGTATATTTCTGACGAACAGTATAATAAAGAAAAAGAGAGCGGGCTTGTGTTAAAACGTGGCGTTGATGATAAATACAAGGGAAAATACTCTCAATATGTAGACTATATTGTTAGAGAAGCGATGGACAAGTACGAATTAACACAAAATGAAATTTTAGCAGGTGGTTATCGTATTTATACAGAGCTTGATCCGAAAAAACAACAGGCTGTAGAAGACGTTGTGAATAATGATAGTTATTTCAAAGATAGTGGCTCAGACCAACTTATGCAAACGGGTGTAGTTCTTATGAATCCAACAACAGGTGGTGTACCAGCTCTAGTAGGAGGCAGAGGGCCTTATCAGTTTTTACAGTTTAACCATGCAACACAATTAAAAAGACAACCTGGTTCAACGCTAAAGCCTTTGGCTGTATATGTACCAGCGTTAGAACAAGGATATGAAGTATACGATATATTAAAAGATGAACCATTTAACATTAAAGAATATAAACCACAAAATAGCGATCATACTTTTCACGGTGATGTGACAATGTATGAAGCTGTGGCAAAATCGTATAATGTTTCGGCTGTGTGGCTATTAGAACAAATTGGATTAGATAAAGGATTGAAATCTTTAGAGCGATTTGGTATTCCATTAGTACCAGAAGATCGTACGTATCCGATTGCTTTAGGCGGTATGCATGTGGGGACATCTCCATTTGTAATGGCTCAAGCATACAGTACATTTGCAAATGACGGTGTCCAAGTGGAAGCTCATGCAATTAGAGAGATACAAAATGCTGAAGGTGAAACGATTGGAAAGTGGTATAAGAAAGAGACACGAGTGACGAGCGAGAAAATTTCTCAAAAGATGACATATTTATTAAAGGGTGTTGTCGAAAAGGGAACAGGCGAAAAGGCGAAAGTTACTAATGTTGATACAGCAGGTAAGACAGGAACTACTCAAATTGTAAATGGCCCGAGCACCGGTGCAAAGGATTCATGGTTTGTTGGATACACACCAGATTTGGTAGGTGCGATTTGGGTAGGATATGATAAAACAGATAGCGATCATTATGTTCCAGGTGGTAGTCAAATTACGACGACAATGTTCCGGGATATTATGAAAAAAGCGAACGCAAATCCAGCTCAAAAAGCATTCCAGTTATCACTCATATCTGAGGCTGATTATAAAAAACAATTGACTACAATAGAAGAGGAAAAACGAAGAAAAGAAGAAGAACAACAACGAAAACAAGAGCAGCAAGAGTGGCTTGATAAAGTGAAAGAATGGATTCCTTCATTTTGGTAA